Proteins co-encoded in one Microscilla marina ATCC 23134 genomic window:
- a CDS encoding T9SS type A sorting domain-containing protein: MKLKYVYMLGLLCLLGLGDVLAKNNSSATNCRCPNSLELFGGKTSATKSYGCVYNKNSDGPNLWTSVRNVVGNDGTKTRVYRIHYFNENGEMVTDSHTFTNTPPVISLSADCGATKTPVVLGDNMVDYDKIADGDEFACSSRAKVKNGKVDIDAAVCSGCTNKTRFILKAAQFATNGVEKLITYGGISLVVVAGVVSLVKTGGAAAPAVGVMWTKGVAVVTAAGAGTALALSVLLKEHANSALEACDVDIKRQTSFYTGTTQPIVAGVQPNPASAMSTLNLRLPEAGDLTIEIFDQQGSHRKTVVMGQRFAKGMNQIPLQVQDLAAGIYILKVTGNQGLQLTHRLVKK, encoded by the coding sequence ATGAAACTAAAATATGTATATATGCTAGGATTGCTGTGCCTGTTGGGGTTGGGTGATGTCTTAGCTAAGAATAATTCATCAGCTACCAATTGTCGTTGTCCTAATTCCCTCGAATTGTTTGGAGGAAAAACAAGTGCTACTAAGTCTTATGGCTGTGTTTATAACAAAAATAGTGATGGACCAAACTTATGGACATCTGTGCGTAATGTAGTGGGCAATGATGGGACAAAAACACGTGTATATAGGATACATTATTTTAACGAAAACGGTGAAATGGTGACAGACTCTCATACTTTTACCAATACCCCACCGGTTATTTCCCTTAGTGCTGATTGTGGTGCTACCAAAACCCCTGTTGTACTTGGAGATAATATGGTAGACTATGACAAGATAGCAGACGGTGATGAATTTGCTTGTAGTAGTAGAGCCAAGGTTAAAAACGGCAAGGTTGACATAGATGCTGCTGTTTGTAGTGGTTGTACAAATAAGACAAGATTTATACTAAAGGCTGCCCAGTTTGCTACTAACGGAGTAGAGAAGCTTATCACATACGGAGGAATTAGCCTAGTAGTCGTGGCAGGAGTGGTATCATTAGTGAAGACTGGAGGTGCTGCTGCACCAGCTGTAGGGGTTATGTGGACTAAAGGGGTGGCTGTAGTAACCGCAGCTGGTGCAGGAACAGCTCTTGCGCTTTCTGTTCTTCTCAAGGAACATGCTAACAGCGCACTTGAGGCTTGTGATGTTGACATTAAACGTCAAACTTCCTTTTACACAGGTACCACCCAACCAATAGTAGCAGGTGTACAACCCAACCCTGCCAGTGCGATGAGCACCCTTAACCTACGTTTGCCAGAAGCGGGTGACCTTACCATTGAGATATTTGACCAGCAAGGAAGCCATCGTAAAACTGTAGTCATGGGTCAACGCTTTGCCAAGGGAATGAACCAAATTCCTTTGCAAGTACAAGACTTAGCTGCGGGCATTTACATCTTAAAAGTAACTGGAAACCAGGGTTTACAATTGACCCACCGTTTGGTGAAAAAGTAA
- a CDS encoding DUF1573 domain-containing protein — protein MKSLTFTFILCFMQVIGFAQGIRFDRTTHQFGRIHETGGVVNTTFTFTNASDTIIQIEATYVTCGCTVPKVSQKPLQPGEQGTLKVQYDPNGRPGKFHKKIRLLAKGLKTKAEVFITGEVIPHPYPIITGNLRWKANLFNFGQLWHNQTDTLWLPVTNTGKTPITILTDQLHLPQGLHLLTSSAVLQPQADDSLGLVWNVPASDQWGFSFETFSLPIQLISGKKDSIRLQATSNIKEDFAKALLLNKKAQASITQDSLLLPATVTGESKTGRFQLTNTGNDVLFIRQIKTSCKCLKVVAESSTLVPGSSTHLRVDYTPGKRQFGKRQLVVMLTVNDPSKPQTRLTVHAEVKKKTK, from the coding sequence ATGAAGTCACTCACTTTTACCTTTATTCTATGTTTTATGCAAGTCATCGGCTTTGCTCAAGGCATCCGCTTTGACCGTACCACCCATCAGTTTGGGCGCATTCACGAAACAGGTGGAGTTGTCAATACTACTTTTACTTTTACCAATGCCTCTGATACTATTATTCAGATAGAGGCTACCTATGTAACTTGTGGGTGTACAGTGCCCAAAGTAAGTCAAAAACCCTTGCAACCAGGAGAACAAGGCACCCTGAAGGTGCAATATGACCCCAACGGGCGACCTGGCAAGTTTCATAAAAAGATTCGTTTACTCGCCAAAGGGCTCAAAACCAAAGCTGAAGTATTCATTACAGGGGAGGTAATACCCCACCCTTACCCAATTATAACAGGCAACCTGCGTTGGAAAGCCAATCTCTTCAATTTTGGGCAACTGTGGCACAATCAAACCGACACCCTGTGGCTGCCTGTAACCAACACCGGAAAAACACCCATTACAATTTTGACAGACCAACTACACCTGCCCCAAGGACTGCATTTGCTTACCTCTTCTGCTGTTTTACAGCCTCAGGCAGACGACAGTCTGGGACTGGTTTGGAATGTACCCGCCAGCGATCAATGGGGCTTTTCTTTTGAAACGTTCAGCCTGCCCATTCAACTTATATCGGGCAAAAAAGATAGTATTCGGCTACAAGCCACCTCCAATATCAAAGAAGACTTCGCCAAAGCCCTGCTTTTGAACAAAAAAGCCCAGGCAAGCATCACACAAGACAGTTTGCTGTTGCCTGCCACAGTAACCGGAGAAAGTAAAACAGGGAGGTTTCAACTGACCAATACAGGAAATGATGTGTTGTTTATCCGTCAAATAAAAACCTCCTGCAAATGCCTGAAAGTGGTGGCTGAAAGCAGCACTTTGGTGCCAGGCAGTAGTACCCATTTGCGGGTAGACTACACGCCCGGCAAACGTCAGTTTGGCAAACGCCAGTTGGTAGTGATGCTGACGGTCAATGACCCCTCGAAGCCTCAAACCCGCCTGACGGTGCACGCCGAGGTGAAGAAAAAAACCAAGTAA
- a CDS encoding parallel beta-helix domain-containing protein, with protein sequence MLYKQISLWILLLLWSAFAQGQDSVYKQLQTQLIMVADGGTIELPAGTYYFKKSLSMEGKNNITIRGKGINKTILNFKKQQAGAEGIRVTNGNNIVLEGFTVQDALGDAIKVSETEGVVFRRIRTEWTGTPKASNGAYGLYPVVCHKVLVEHCEARGATEAGIYVGQSQDVIVRYCEVDQNVAGIQVENSLRVDVYHNLVNNNAMGILVFNLPAISLHGKKIRVYKNNLYRNNYKNFASQGNYVATIPSGTGILVMAAQEVEIFENTFINNHTVGTGITSNYTVDKRYKKYYNAYASGISIYHNTYQRELKPTVFSRRFSGLEIKPNAVPHILFDGITNPAKPAQKVLCMRNNQVLDQAPLFADIDAIGGFKHIRKNEKKYNCTLRKLDKVWLNSE encoded by the coding sequence ATGTTATACAAACAAATAAGCCTGTGGATCTTGCTCCTGCTCTGGAGTGCCTTTGCCCAGGGGCAAGACAGTGTCTATAAACAACTTCAGACCCAGTTGATTATGGTAGCCGATGGAGGCACAATAGAGTTACCAGCGGGTACTTATTATTTCAAAAAAAGCCTCTCGATGGAAGGGAAAAACAACATCACCATTCGGGGCAAAGGCATAAACAAAACCATCTTAAACTTCAAAAAACAACAAGCAGGAGCCGAGGGCATCAGGGTAACCAATGGCAACAACATTGTGCTCGAAGGATTCACTGTGCAAGATGCCTTGGGCGATGCTATTAAGGTAAGTGAGACAGAAGGGGTCGTTTTTCGTCGCATCAGAACCGAATGGACCGGGACACCCAAAGCCAGCAATGGGGCTTATGGCTTGTACCCAGTGGTTTGTCACAAAGTACTGGTAGAGCATTGCGAAGCGCGCGGAGCCACCGAAGCAGGCATATATGTGGGGCAGTCGCAAGATGTAATTGTGCGCTATTGTGAGGTAGACCAAAACGTGGCGGGCATTCAGGTAGAAAACTCGCTGCGGGTAGACGTATATCATAATTTGGTCAATAACAACGCCATGGGCATTTTGGTGTTCAACCTGCCTGCCATCAGTTTGCACGGTAAAAAAATCAGGGTATACAAAAACAATCTCTATCGCAACAATTATAAAAACTTTGCCTCTCAGGGCAATTATGTAGCAACGATTCCTTCGGGCACAGGCATATTGGTTATGGCGGCACAAGAGGTAGAAATATTTGAAAACACCTTTATTAATAATCACACGGTAGGCACAGGCATTACGAGTAACTATACGGTAGACAAACGCTACAAAAAATACTACAACGCCTATGCCAGTGGCATTAGTATCTACCACAACACCTACCAACGTGAACTAAAGCCTACAGTGTTTTCCCGTCGTTTTTCGGGGCTAGAAATAAAACCCAATGCTGTACCCCATATTCTTTTTGATGGGATAACCAACCCTGCTAAACCTGCTCAAAAAGTGTTGTGCATGCGCAACAACCAAGTACTAGATCAAGCGCCCCTGTTTGCTGACATTGATGCGATCGGAGGATTTAAACATATTCGCAAAAATGAGAAAAAATATAATTGTACGTTGCGCAAACTGGATAAGGTGTGGCTAAATTCTGAATGA
- a CDS encoding T9SS type A sorting domain-containing protein, whose product MKRQKQNLWLLAFLLVLWGLTPVLAQVKTERMLMLSLASKVEARMLLSNMFNKRDTMPGANTNFGGCHSAEGTSVRVNGGLIGCATGLGATPQVVIRKNSDGYGVSVINSDGKVISWRLYSDFPNIEFERERNGPWESYPIPKEVVEAAFADDPNYYCGGYDSGGPTGGVGFLCQSCGSKPKPKRELKPDNGEKKVLENASAISKVATFVSGTAAFFGKLNWQAFFASFGVSAALDALTGKQEEELDESAKESACPGFVNQRQTTNHTGIGFPRPAQVQVYPNPMAAPQANIQVYLPQSDEITIEVFDNNGKLLQTLLLGKLLPAGTNTLPVNTRTWLSGQYLIKVSGNQGLRVSKRLIKK is encoded by the coding sequence ATGAAACGACAGAAACAAAACTTATGGTTGCTCGCCTTTTTGTTGGTGCTTTGGGGGCTTACTCCAGTGCTTGCACAGGTAAAAACCGAGCGCATGTTAATGCTCTCGCTCGCCAGTAAAGTAGAAGCACGTATGCTGCTATCCAATATGTTCAATAAAAGAGATACAATGCCAGGGGCTAACACTAATTTTGGTGGTTGCCACTCAGCAGAAGGTACCTCAGTCAGGGTCAATGGAGGGCTTATTGGCTGTGCAACTGGCTTAGGAGCTACTCCTCAAGTAGTCATACGTAAAAATTCGGATGGATACGGAGTATCAGTGATCAACTCCGATGGCAAAGTTATCTCCTGGCGTTTGTATAGTGATTTCCCTAATATAGAATTTGAACGGGAAAGAAATGGTCCTTGGGAGAGTTACCCAATACCCAAGGAAGTAGTAGAAGCAGCTTTTGCTGATGACCCCAACTATTATTGTGGGGGCTATGATTCGGGTGGACCTACAGGAGGGGTTGGTTTTTTGTGTCAATCTTGTGGCTCAAAGCCTAAGCCTAAAAGGGAATTAAAACCGGACAATGGTGAAAAAAAGGTATTGGAAAATGCGAGTGCCATATCTAAAGTTGCAACATTTGTGAGTGGCACAGCCGCTTTTTTCGGTAAGCTTAATTGGCAAGCCTTTTTCGCCAGCTTTGGTGTAAGTGCAGCCTTGGATGCTTTAACTGGAAAACAAGAAGAAGAATTAGATGAAAGTGCCAAAGAAAGTGCTTGTCCAGGTTTTGTTAATCAACGCCAAACAACCAACCATACAGGCATTGGCTTCCCTCGCCCTGCCCAGGTACAGGTATACCCTAATCCGATGGCAGCCCCCCAAGCCAATATCCAAGTATATTTGCCTCAGTCCGATGAAATTACCATCGAGGTATTTGACAATAACGGCAAATTGCTCCAAACCTTGTTGTTGGGCAAACTCTTACCTGCTGGCACCAATACATTGCCTGTCAATACCCGTACCTGGCTTTCGGGTCAATACCTTATCAAGGTGTCGGGCAATCAGGGACTACGCGTCAGTAAACGACTCATCAAAAAATAA
- a CDS encoding parallel beta-helix domain-containing protein translates to MANWVEGLLPLCFMKCLSLPLFFFCFLANAACAQSNFHKKWQTQFILAQNGDTLTLPEGIFYLKKSLSLEGKKNVTVRGAGIGKTVLNFKHQVDGAEGIYISNGTNITVEDLTVQEAKGDAIKAIRVKGITFRRVETEWTGKRKGIQGAYGLYPVMCQQVLVEHCQARGACDAGIYVGQSRDIVVRYCEAEYNTSGINVENSVRADIYQNLTMHNAVGILVCSVPMLMNNGGHARVFANKVYYNNYKNFGPWGEIVTKIPSGTGVMVVSNPFVEIFNNEIVGNRTMGTGVMSFATVDSSKFDSIYFDHYSRKVSIHHNTYLRAGEPPTFSKNLKNLRFGKQPVPHIIFDGIVAPATKNDQALCIRDNEVQDKAPLFANIDAIQGFKNIRYNAQSYNCTLPKLEKVWLQFK, encoded by the coding sequence ATGGCTAACTGGGTTGAGGGGTTATTACCACTATGTTTTATGAAATGCCTGAGCTTACCTTTATTTTTCTTTTGTTTTTTGGCAAACGCAGCTTGCGCCCAATCCAATTTCCATAAAAAATGGCAAACCCAGTTTATCCTGGCGCAAAATGGCGACACCCTTACCTTGCCTGAAGGCATTTTTTACCTCAAAAAAAGCCTTTCGCTGGAAGGTAAAAAAAATGTTACCGTCCGGGGGGCAGGCATAGGCAAAACTGTGCTCAACTTTAAACACCAGGTGGATGGAGCCGAAGGCATTTACATCAGCAATGGCACCAACATCACCGTAGAAGACCTCACCGTGCAAGAGGCCAAAGGAGATGCCATCAAAGCCATACGGGTCAAGGGAATTACTTTCAGAAGGGTAGAAACCGAATGGACAGGCAAACGCAAGGGCATTCAGGGGGCTTATGGGCTATACCCGGTCATGTGTCAGCAAGTATTGGTAGAACACTGCCAGGCTCGGGGGGCTTGCGATGCGGGCATTTATGTGGGGCAATCGCGCGACATTGTAGTACGCTATTGCGAGGCTGAATACAATACATCAGGCATTAATGTAGAAAACTCGGTACGGGCCGATATATACCAAAACCTTACCATGCACAACGCGGTAGGTATCTTGGTATGCAGCGTGCCCATGTTGATGAATAATGGGGGACACGCCCGGGTATTTGCCAATAAGGTCTACTACAATAACTATAAAAACTTTGGTCCCTGGGGCGAAATTGTCACCAAAATACCCTCGGGTACAGGGGTAATGGTAGTATCTAATCCCTTTGTAGAAATTTTTAACAACGAAATTGTAGGAAACCGCACCATGGGCACCGGGGTGATGAGTTTTGCCACGGTAGATTCTTCTAAGTTTGACTCCATTTATTTTGACCATTACTCCCGTAAGGTAAGCATTCACCATAACACCTACCTAAGGGCTGGTGAGCCTCCTACTTTTAGCAAAAACCTGAAAAACCTGAGGTTTGGCAAACAGCCTGTTCCCCATATTATTTTTGATGGCATTGTCGCCCCGGCTACAAAAAATGACCAAGCATTGTGTATTAGAGACAATGAGGTGCAAGACAAAGCGCCTTTGTTTGCCAATATAGACGCAATTCAAGGCTTTAAAAATATTCGGTACAATGCCCAATCGTACAACTGTACCCTGCCCAAACTAGAAAAGGTATGGCTACAGTTCAAATGA
- a CDS encoding T9SS type A sorting domain-containing protein — MKKQRITRQLLALLVVLGGLAPVFAQTPLSNQNNLLALATASYKEKLALPATPKDTNNPFFGCVDNFHLGFGTGGIGCSSPALPSGAYANDTPVPLGRVSLSGGGGGGGSITYYPYTISSSGTAISRGSYSEAPDLRYEFVDPQDGGDGYKTVPTGAMMGDFPAAVYSQTSSEDLDCDIFGNMSTSVLMVECKKCNSANTLLKLGHPSGQSLRLGSPVSISSRTTAGAVVPVASRYSPGGSFFVTGSVTLTPPIVSPLANCTNARKTKQQYQQITQPETVALNIYPNPAQRNTTLQIHLPQTEDLTVEVFDMNGKAQRTLLVGKRFPEGNNQIPLDLSSLVAGQYIVKVTSSLSNIKVSQVIIKQ; from the coding sequence ATGAAAAAACAAAGAATAACCCGCCAACTACTGGCTTTGCTGGTAGTGTTGGGAGGGCTTGCCCCAGTGTTTGCTCAAACTCCCTTATCAAACCAAAACAATTTACTGGCTTTAGCCACTGCTTCTTACAAAGAAAAGTTGGCTTTGCCTGCCACTCCCAAAGATACCAACAACCCTTTTTTTGGTTGTGTGGATAATTTTCATTTGGGCTTTGGTACAGGTGGCATAGGATGTTCTTCACCTGCTTTACCTTCGGGAGCTTATGCCAATGATACTCCAGTTCCATTAGGTCGAGTATCGCTCAGTGGTGGTGGCGGTGGTGGAGGCTCCATTACCTATTATCCTTATACCATTAGTTCAAGTGGTACGGCCATTAGTCGGGGCAGCTATAGCGAAGCTCCTGATTTGAGGTACGAATTTGTAGACCCACAAGACGGAGGAGATGGCTACAAAACTGTTCCTACTGGCGCAATGATGGGGGACTTTCCAGCGGCGGTATATTCACAAACCAGCAGCGAGGACCTGGACTGTGATATTTTTGGCAATATGTCGACCAGTGTGTTGATGGTAGAGTGCAAGAAATGCAACAGCGCCAACACTTTACTCAAGCTGGGCCATCCTTCTGGGCAAAGCCTCAGACTGGGATCTCCAGTATCCATTTCTAGCCGAACAACTGCTGGGGCAGTTGTTCCAGTGGCCAGTCGATATTCACCAGGCGGAAGTTTTTTTGTGACAGGAAGTGTTACCCTCACGCCTCCTATTGTGAGTCCTCTGGCCAATTGCACCAACGCACGTAAAACCAAGCAGCAATATCAGCAGATTACCCAACCTGAAACAGTGGCATTGAACATTTACCCCAACCCAGCGCAGCGAAACACCACTTTGCAAATCCATTTGCCTCAGACCGAAGACCTCACCGTAGAGGTGTTTGACATGAACGGCAAGGCACAGCGAACCTTGCTAGTGGGCAAGCGTTTTCCCGAAGGTAATAACCAAATTCCGCTGGATTTAAGTTCGCTGGTAGCTGGTCAATACATTGTCAAAGTGACCAGTTCGTTGAGCAACATCAAGGTATCGCAAGTCATTATTAAACAATAA
- a CDS encoding parallel beta-helix domain-containing protein has translation MKKQAFYLWCLLCIGWCHVAAQKTHDSLYKQLQTRLIMAAQGDTIALPAGIFYFKKSLSLESKNNITIRGAGLGKTILDFRYQVSGAEGIRITQGHHITLENLSVKNTRGDAIKAIAVTGLVFRNLETEWDTSPVGAYGLYPVLCKQVLVEHCQARGACDAGIYVGQSRDIVIRYCEVEENVAGINLENSIRVDVYQNLAYNNTCGILVMDVPTVAIPNGGQVRVFKNNIYRNNYRNFAPKGTMVAGVPSGSGIVVVATSQVEIFANKIANNKTLGTGVFHYDLIGIETTYEKYNPYPGEVAIYNNVYRRSRLSPAFHRKLKDIPFKPNRIPHIVYDGVIDPVKKGQQALCIRDNEVQDKAPLFANIDAIQGFKNIRYNAQSYNCTLPKLEKVWWPIE, from the coding sequence ATGAAAAAACAAGCCTTTTATCTGTGGTGCTTGCTATGTATTGGGTGGTGTCATGTAGCGGCTCAAAAGACCCATGACAGCCTCTACAAACAATTACAAACCCGACTTATTATGGCAGCCCAGGGTGATACCATTGCCTTACCTGCGGGGATTTTTTACTTCAAAAAAAGCCTCTCGCTGGAAAGCAAAAACAACATCACCATTCGGGGAGCAGGTCTGGGCAAAACCATTCTTGATTTTAGGTACCAGGTATCTGGAGCCGAAGGTATAAGGATAACTCAAGGTCATCATATTACCCTGGAAAACCTGAGCGTAAAAAATACCAGAGGCGATGCCATCAAAGCCATTGCAGTTACTGGGCTTGTTTTTCGTAACCTGGAAACCGAATGGGACACGTCGCCTGTGGGAGCTTATGGGCTGTATCCAGTATTATGCAAGCAGGTACTTGTGGAGCATTGTCAGGCACGGGGAGCTTGCGATGCGGGCATTTATGTGGGGCAGTCGCGCGACATTGTGATTCGCTACTGTGAAGTAGAAGAAAACGTGGCGGGCATCAACCTCGAAAATTCTATCAGGGTAGATGTGTACCAAAATCTAGCCTACAACAATACCTGTGGCATATTAGTGATGGATGTACCCACGGTAGCCATCCCCAATGGTGGGCAGGTGAGGGTATTTAAAAACAACATATACCGTAATAATTACCGAAACTTCGCTCCTAAAGGAACTATGGTGGCAGGAGTGCCTTCGGGCAGTGGCATTGTAGTAGTAGCTACCTCTCAGGTAGAGATTTTTGCCAACAAAATAGCGAATAATAAAACCTTGGGTACGGGGGTATTTCATTATGACCTGATTGGTATTGAAACTACCTATGAAAAGTATAACCCATACCCTGGTGAAGTGGCTATTTATAACAATGTATATAGGCGTTCAAGGCTTTCTCCTGCTTTTCACCGAAAGCTTAAAGATATTCCGTTTAAGCCCAACCGTATTCCTCACATTGTTTATGATGGAGTGATAGACCCAGTCAAAAAAGGGCAGCAAGCGTTGTGTATTCGAGACAATGAGGTGCAAGACAAGGCTCCTTTGTTTGCCAATATAGACGCAATTCAAGGCTTTAAAAATATTCGGTACAATGCCCAATCGTACAACTGTACCCTGCCCAAACTAGAAAAGGTATGGTGGCCAATTGAATGA
- a CDS encoding T9SS type A sorting domain-containing protein, giving the protein MIKQQTRNVWLLAFLLVLWGLTPVLAQQEIDKEPLLALATVSPKSGIDKLYKAKKDTNKVTHFVGCVGNFHLGFNGGSIGCSFPSVPSGADPETPVPVARIEWTPGIQGGDKPYEAIAIGNNGQPISRGTFEEAPEVSYEKVSNDGERDGYKDIPVAEILGDLPKAVQPQSSGEKYDCDVYGNSSGSKMNVNCKRCNPSGAALVLAAVGTGAVVVGIATVVAGPVAPTALAVATQLTTAGAFFALGTASFTTSILATLSDCNLLRKTNYYQGISQPAVAGLKMYPNPVKETSTLHIHLPQEESLTVEVFDINGHFQKAVFVGKQFRAGENRIPMQLGELATGKYLVKITSATGSIQLTQAFIKL; this is encoded by the coding sequence ATGATAAAACAACAAACAAGAAACGTATGGCTACTCGCCTTTTTGTTAGTACTATGGGGGCTTACTCCAGTGCTGGCTCAGCAAGAGATAGACAAAGAACCGTTGCTAGCTTTGGCAACTGTTTCCCCTAAGTCGGGTATCGACAAGTTGTACAAAGCAAAAAAGGATACCAACAAAGTTACGCACTTTGTTGGTTGCGTGGGCAATTTTCATTTGGGCTTCAACGGTGGAAGCATTGGCTGCTCTTTTCCTAGTGTGCCTTCGGGTGCTGACCCTGAAACCCCTGTTCCAGTAGCCCGGATAGAGTGGACACCTGGCATACAAGGAGGCGACAAACCTTATGAAGCAATTGCAATTGGTAACAATGGTCAGCCCATAAGCCGGGGAACCTTTGAGGAAGCCCCTGAAGTAAGCTATGAAAAAGTAAGCAATGATGGGGAGCGCGATGGATACAAAGACATACCTGTAGCTGAGATATTAGGAGATTTGCCCAAAGCAGTGCAGCCCCAAAGTTCTGGCGAAAAGTACGACTGTGATGTTTATGGTAATTCTTCTGGCAGTAAAATGAATGTTAACTGTAAAAGATGTAACCCAAGTGGGGCAGCGCTAGTGTTGGCTGCGGTTGGAACAGGGGCTGTAGTAGTAGGAATAGCTACAGTAGTAGCAGGCCCTGTAGCACCTACTGCCTTGGCGGTAGCTACCCAACTTACTACCGCAGGTGCTTTTTTTGCCTTGGGGACAGCAAGCTTTACTACCTCAATTTTAGCAACATTAAGTGATTGTAATCTTTTGCGGAAAACTAACTATTACCAAGGGATAAGCCAGCCAGCCGTAGCAGGTTTAAAAATGTACCCTAACCCTGTAAAAGAGACCTCTACTTTGCATATTCACTTGCCACAAGAGGAGTCTTTGACAGTAGAAGTGTTTGATATTAATGGACATTTTCAAAAGGCAGTATTTGTAGGCAAACAATTTAGAGCAGGTGAAAACCGTATTCCTATGCAATTGGGAGAGCTTGCTACAGGCAAATATCTGGTGAAAATAACCAGCGCTACTGGTAGCATTCAACTAACTCAGGCATTCATTAAATTATAA
- a CDS encoding parallel beta-helix domain-containing protein: MKSLFFIIIVLGNFMFKRGYAQPHLYKQLQTQLILAEEGDTVHLPKGIFFLEKSLSLESKKNVTIRGAGMGKTVLNFKNQKSGAEGIKIANSRHIVMEGFTVKEAKGDAIKAINVVGVTFRNVETEWGGTHDNSYGAYGLYPVMCQQVLIEYCQARGACDAGIYVGQSHDIVIRYCEVEKNVTGINLENSTRVDVYNNLAMNNTCGILVMDVPTVVVPNGGQVRVFENQVVRNNLPNFAPAMAMVAGVPSGSGIVVVATSQVEIFANKIANNKTLGTGVFHYDLIGIETTYEKYNPYPGEVAIYNNVYSRSRLSPAFHRKLKDIPFKPNRIPHIVYDGVIDPAQKGQQVLCLRNNKTLDKFPLFANINAASGFKRIRYQAKKYDCSLPRLKKVWAGFE; the protein is encoded by the coding sequence ATGAAATCCTTATTTTTTATCATCATTGTGCTGGGCAACTTTATGTTTAAGCGGGGGTATGCCCAACCCCACCTATACAAACAGCTACAAACACAATTGATTTTGGCTGAAGAGGGCGACACAGTTCATCTGCCCAAAGGCATTTTCTTTTTAGAGAAAAGTCTGTCGTTGGAAAGTAAAAAAAATGTAACGATCAGGGGGGCAGGCATGGGCAAAACAGTATTGAACTTCAAAAATCAAAAATCGGGCGCTGAGGGCATCAAAATAGCTAATAGTCGTCACATTGTCATGGAAGGCTTTACAGTAAAAGAAGCCAAAGGAGATGCTATAAAAGCCATCAACGTAGTAGGGGTAACTTTTAGAAATGTGGAAACCGAATGGGGGGGCACCCATGACAACTCTTATGGTGCTTATGGTTTGTATCCTGTAATGTGTCAACAGGTGCTCATTGAATATTGTCAGGCACGGGGAGCTTGCGATGCTGGCATCTATGTGGGGCAGTCACACGACATTGTGATACGCTACTGTGAGGTAGAGAAAAATGTGACGGGTATTAACCTGGAAAACTCTACCAGAGTAGATGTATACAACAACCTGGCAATGAATAACACTTGTGGCATATTAGTGATGGATGTACCCACTGTAGTGGTGCCTAATGGAGGGCAGGTAAGGGTATTTGAGAATCAGGTAGTCAGAAATAACCTTCCCAATTTTGCTCCTGCCATGGCCATGGTGGCAGGAGTGCCTTCGGGCAGTGGCATTGTAGTAGTAGCTACCTCTCAGGTAGAGATTTTTGCCAACAAAATAGCGAATAATAAAACCTTGGGTACGGGGGTATTTCATTATGACCTGATTGGTATTGAAACTACCTATGAAAAGTATAACCCATACCCTGGTGAGGTGGCTATTTATAACAATGTATATAGTCGTTCAAGGCTTTCTCCTGCTTTTCACCGAAAGCTTAAAGATATTCCGTTTAAGCCCAACCGTATTCCTCACATTGTTTATGATGGAGTGATAGACCCAGCCCAAAAAGGGCAGCAGGTACTTTGCCTCCGCAACAATAAAACCTTGGACAAATTCCCCTTATTTGCCAACATTAATGCTGCCAGTGGTTTCAAGCGCATTCGTTACCAGGCTAAAAAATATGACTGCTCCTTGCCACGCCTGAAAAAGGTTTGGGCAGGGTTTGAATAG